The genomic segment AAGAGTTAAATGTCAAAGTTGATAAATTCAAAGCAACTGGTGACAATGCTGACTCAATGAATAAATATCTTAATGGTGCTACTTTTGATATTAACGTTGGTCTTGACAGCGATAATCAACTTGCAAGTCTCGGGGTAAGATTAAAGTTGATAATAAAGCCTATAACTTAAATATGTTGATGTCTGAAAAGGGACTTTATCTCAATAGTGCTGATATCAAGACACTCTACAATGACAATAAAGGTTTAATTCCTAAATCTGACGAACAGGTCACAATGGTTTACGGAGCAATGGTTGATAGCCTAACAAAACCTTACTTTTTCCTTGATGCTGATACATTAAACTCTGCAAATAGTTCTTCTGGTGAAAAATGGGATTCAACTTTTAAAGATATGTTTAAACAAACCCAAACAATCACAAAATCTGATTTAGAAAAAGCTTTCAAAGACATACCGAATTCTGATTTTACCAAGAACGGGGATAAGACTACTTTGAAGGTCTCTGGAAAAAACGGTGATTTTAAAGATCTTATCAAAGGATTTACTTCAGTCAATCCGTCTATTCCAAAAGACCAACTTGACTCTATCCTTAAAGAAAGTAAAGATGTCAATTTCGATAATCTTTCAATGACAATGGTTATTGATGGTAAAGCCCATACTATTGATGCTAGCTTTACTGGTAAGGTTTCTGATACTAAAGAAAAATCTACCATTGATTTCAAACTCTCGCTCGCTTCTAAAAGAAATAAACTCAAGGAAGCTCTAAAAGAACCCAGTACTTCTGATGCTGAAACAATGGCAGAATTACAAGCAGCTGCTATTGACAAACTTCAAGCTCAATTTGCCACTGCTCAATAATCGTTATGTCCAAATTCGATTAGTGCTTTAGCATTGTCAGAGATAGACAGTGTATCCTAAAAGGGTGGAGATAATATGCACTTGCTTCGATAAAAAAACTCGGAAAAAATCCGAGTTTTTTTATTTTATTATAAACTTAGCAATACTATTTTTCAATGCTTACCGTAATAAATTTCATCTATTTCTTTGGTATAAGATCCATCTTCATTGTGAATAACGAGTGGGGGTAGAAAAATTTCTCCACCTGCCCTTCCGTCTTTAATCGCATCAATCAGCAAGATATTTGCTGGCTGGTTTGCCTTAGGATAGACAAACTGAATCCATTTAGGTTGTAAATTATTCGCACGCATTTTATCAACAATTTCAAGAAAGCGCTCTGGACGATGTACCATTGCAATATGTCCATTGGATTTTAGCAATTTTTTTCCCGTATCAAAAATTTCATCTAAATTTGTTGTTAACTCGTGACGTGCCAATGTGTAATGATGACTTTCATTGATGTGACTATCTTCCGAATCTATTTTGAAATAAGGCGGATTACAAAAAATTAAATCCGTACTTGATGTGTTCAAATATTTAGTCGTATTATTTAAGTTGTCAGTAATGACAGACATTCTGGAAGTCAAATCATTGAGTTCAATTGAACGCTGTGCCATGTCAGCCAAACGTTCCTGTATTTCTACCTCGATAATATTTGCTTTCGTTTTACTGCTCGCAAAAAGGCCGACGGCACCATTCCCCGCACATATATCAACAATTTGCCCCCGACTTGGAAGACGTGGAAAACGTGCGAGCAAAATAGCATCAATACTAAAAGAAAAAACCTCTCGGCTTTGGATAATTTTTACACCACTGCTTGCAATCTCATCAATTCGTTCATTTTCTTTTAATTCAACATTTTCCATATTATTATTATAGCACAAGATATAAGCTCTCTTGTTCCGAAGCAAAAAAATAATAATTCTCAAGTTTCTGACGAACAGAGCTTATGCCATTTTCTGTCAGTGCTAATAAAAATTAGTATACAAAAAGTAGCAAGAATCAATATTCTTACTACTTTTACATTCTGTCAGTGTGCTGACAGCGTTTTATCAAAGCAAGAGTGAATTACCCTTTTATCAGTCGCTTTAGCAACTAAAGAAAATGGACAAATATTTTATGATTTTCTCCCTGAGTAAGTCTTGACTTGACTTTACTTAGCTTCATACCATGTTTTGCCAGCGTTCTCATCTACTTTTAGTGGGACTGCAAGTTCTATCGCATCCTCCATCGTCTTTTTGACTAACTTTCTGATTTCGTCAAGTTCTTCCTGAGGGACATCTAAGATGATTTCGTCGTGTACTTGCAGAAGTAATTTTGCTTGCGAATGAGAGTCTGTTAGTGCTTTGTCCAAATTAATCATCGCAATTTTCAAAATATCCGCAGCCGAACCTTGAATTGGCGAGTTAATTGCAGTTCGCTCAGCAAAACCTCGAACATTGAAATTTCTCGCATTAATATCTGGAATTTTACGGCGCCTGTGACTCATTGTTTCGACAAAACCTTTGTCTCGTGCTTCACGTACAATATCTTCCATGTACTTCTTAATTCCTGGATAGCGTTCAAAATAAGTGTCAATGTAGTTTTTAGCAGATTTTCGAGTAATTCCTAGATTTCGTGCTAAACCAAAATCTGAAATTCCATAGACTACTCCAAAATTAACCGCTTTTGCGTTTCTACGGTCATTTGGTGTCACATCCTCTGCCCGCTCAATCCCAAAGACCCGCATTGCCGTTGAAGTATGGATATCAGCACCATGATTAAAGGCATCAATCAAATGCTCATCACCAGAAATATGTGCCAATACTCGCAACTCGATCTGCGAATAATCCGAACTCAAAAGCACTGCCCCTTTGCTTGGTACAAATGCCCGACGAATCTTTCGTCCTTCTTCAAGACGCACTGGAATATTTTGTAAATTAGGGTCAACCGAAGATAGACGTCCAGTCTGCGTCAAATCTTGCACATAGCGCGTATGGATTTTTCCATCTTCGGCGATCTGAGGAATCAATCCTTTCACATAAGTGGATTGAACCTTATTAATTTGACGATACTCAAGAATCTTTGCCACAACAGGCGACAATGGTGCTAAATCTTCTAAAACATCAACCGCAGTAGAATAGCCTGTTTTTGTTTTTTTGCCCGCAGGCAATTGTAGCTTCTCAAACAAAATCACACCAAGCTGTTTCGGCGAATTAATATTAAATTCTTCTCCAGCCAATTCGTAAATTTCTTTTGTCAGCAATGACAACTTTTCCTCATTTTCATTACCAATTTCCTCAAGTGTATCATTACTGACAGAGATTCCTGTAATTTCCATTTTTGCAAGCACTTCTGCTAACGGCAATTCCATTTCTGTCAGCAATGATAATTGTTCATTTTCTTCAAGTTCCGCTAACATTTTTGATTTTGCATTGACCAATACTCTGATTTTCCTAGCCAAATGTTCAAACAACACTTCATCATCGGGAACAGCAAGTTTCGTTCCCTTACCAAAAATCTCCTCATCTAAAGCAACTTGCCCAGCATCAAATAGACGCGCAATGGTAGAAATTTTATTATCCTCAGTTGTCGAAATCAGGTATTTCGCAAGCATCGCATCAAATCTAGAAACCGGTAGCTCACGCCCCAAATGATGTAACAACACTCGATTTTTCTTGAAATCATAGGTGTTTTCAGGCAGTTCCATTTCTGTCAGCACTGACAGATTCTTAGAAACATAGATTTTCTCAGCATTTCCCCATGCAAATGCAACAATTTTTTCCCGATGATAATTCTCGCCTAAAGTTTCCAAATAAAAGAAATCATCTTTACTGACAGAAAAATCAGAATCCCCGTCAGTAACTACCTCAAAATCAATTTCATCTCTAGTAGTTTCTGTCAGTTCTGACAACCCACCATCAGACAATAATTTATTCTTAAATTGAGCAAATCCCATCTCATCATAAAAAACACTAAGTGCCGAAATATTTTTAGATTGGATTCGAGTGTCTTCCAAACCAATTTCTATTGGCGCATTTGTATTGATTGTGGCAAGCTTCTGTGACAAATAAGCCATTTCCTTGTCAGCAACCAGGTTCTCTTTCATCTTGCTCGCCTTGAGCGAGTCTATATTTGCATATAAATTATCAAGTGTCTCCCACTCTTGCAGCAACTTCAATGCCGTCTTTTCACCAACTTTAGTCACTCCAGGATAATTATCTGACGAATCTCCCATCAATGCCTTTAAGTCAATGAATTGCGTTGGAGTAAGTCCCATTTTCTCATTCAAGTACTCAGGTGTAAATTCTTCAAATTCCGCCACACCTTTTTTAGAGATTTCCACTCGGGTATTCCAGTCTGTCAACTGAATCATATCCTTATCACCAGTAACAATGGTGACATCAAAATCCACATCTGGCGCCTCAGCCATTTTATCCAAAGTTCCAATAATATCATCAGCTTCGTAATTCACCAATTCATAATGACGAATCCCCAATTTCTCAATCATTTCCTTGATAAATGGTAACTGCTCACGAAATTCATCTGGAGTTTTAGAGCGCCCCCCCTTATATTCCGAAAACATTTCTGTCCGAAAAGTTGTTTTCCCAGCATCAAAAGCAATCAAC from the Lactococcus allomyrinae genome contains:
- the polA gene encoding DNA polymerase I, producing the protein MENKNRLLLIDGSSIAFRAFFALYNQLDRFVAPNGLHTNAIFAFHTMLSSLMERIQPTHVLIAFDAGKTTFRTEMFSEYKGGRSKTPDEFREQLPFIKEMIEKLGIRHYELVNYEADDIIGTLDKMAEAPDVDFDVTIVTGDKDMIQLTDWNTRVEISKKGVAEFEEFTPEYLNEKMGLTPTQFIDLKALMGDSSDNYPGVTKVGEKTALKLLQEWETLDNLYANIDSLKASKMKENLVADKEMAYLSQKLATINTNAPIEIGLEDTRIQSKNISALSVFYDEMGFAQFKNKLLSDGGLSELTETTRDEIDFEVVTDGDSDFSVSKDDFFYLETLGENYHREKIVAFAWGNAEKIYVSKNLSVLTEMELPENTYDFKKNRVLLHHLGRELPVSRFDAMLAKYLISTTEDNKISTIARLFDAGQVALDEEIFGKGTKLAVPDDEVLFEHLARKIRVLVNAKSKMLAELEENEQLSLLTEMELPLAEVLAKMEITGISVSNDTLEEIGNENEEKLSLLTKEIYELAGEEFNINSPKQLGVILFEKLQLPAGKKTKTGYSTAVDVLEDLAPLSPVVAKILEYRQINKVQSTYVKGLIPQIAEDGKIHTRYVQDLTQTGRLSSVDPNLQNIPVRLEEGRKIRRAFVPSKGAVLLSSDYSQIELRVLAHISGDEHLIDAFNHGADIHTSTAMRVFGIERAEDVTPNDRRNAKAVNFGVVYGISDFGLARNLGITRKSAKNYIDTYFERYPGIKKYMEDIVREARDKGFVETMSHRRRKIPDINARNFNVRGFAERTAINSPIQGSAADILKIAMINLDKALTDSHSQAKLLLQVHDEIILDVPQEELDEIRKLVKKTMEDAIELAVPLKVDENAGKTWYEAK
- a CDS encoding tRNA1(Val) (adenine(37)-N6)-methyltransferase, which translates into the protein MENVELKENERIDEIASSGVKIIQSREVFSFSIDAILLARFPRLPSRGQIVDICAGNGAVGLFASSKTKANIIEVEIQERLADMAQRSIELNDLTSRMSVITDNLNNTTKYLNTSSTDLIFCNPPYFKIDSEDSHINESHHYTLARHELTTNLDEIFDTGKKLLKSNGHIAMVHRPERFLEIVDKMRANNLQPKWIQFVYPKANQPANILLIDAIKDGRAGGEIFLPPLVIHNEDGSYTKEIDEIYYGKH